The sequence CCCACAAAATActatatttgtatatttaagTGGGAATAATCTATCACACATAAATCCAAATGAACTCATCGGCCTTCAGCAACTTGCTGTGCTGCACTTGGATAACTCTAGCATTTTATATGTGTACCCAAAGGTTTTTGCTGAATTTAAGAAACTGTGGTACCTACatctgaataataataaaataaaacacttgGATCCTGGAACGTTTGAAGGACTTTCGAATCTTCATTCTTTATACCTGCAAAATAATgaaattgctgttgttcctaaaGGATTATTTAAAGATCTTGCTTCAGTTCAATATCTAATGCTACAAAGCAATCACCTCAGCATCCTTGGTAGTGGCACTTTCGTTGGCATGATTAGTCTTCGGATTCTTAACCTAGCCAACAATAAGATTTCATGGATATCACATGCAGCATTTCATCACCTTGGCAACCTTACATGTTTGTACCTTGAAGGCAACAATTTAACACGCGTGCCATCAAATGCGTTTGTAGTATTGAGCAATCTTGAAAAACTTTTGTTGTCACATAACCCAATTGGATTAATACCCCCCTTTGCATTCAAAGGACTTGACAGACTTCAGTATCTCTCTTTAAAAAGTTCAAACATAAAAGCTATCCATGTGAACGGCTTCTCAAGTCTAAATAATCTTAAAAAGTTAGTTTTGAGCAATAATCATTTACAGAATATCAGTTCAAGTACCTTTGCATTGTTGGATAATTTAATGTTACTACAGCTTGACAGAAACAAAATAGTCAATATTGCAGATAATACATTTGAAAAAGTGGGATCCTCTTTGAAGATACTGAGTCTAGCATTTAATAATCTTACAGACTTGCATCCTAAAGTGCTTAAGCCTTTGGTTTCTTTAACTCATTTACAGGCAAATCACAATCCTTGGAATTGCAGCTGCAGATTTCTTGGGCTAATTAATAGGCTAGCATCTTCTTCTGTCTCTGTAAAAATTCATTGCCAAAATTCTTCCAATTTGCACGGAAGGCATTTTAACTATGGTAACTGGAGTTTGTTTACAAACTGTTTCAAAACTACCATAAGACCTGAAATATTCAAGAATATAAAACCAGCAGGTATCCATCACAGTACCACTACTTTATTGATGGCATGGGATAACACCCCTACAAGCAATTCATTtcacaaaaaattaaataatatggAAGCAAATGCAATGACTTTATGGGCAGATGTGCCTACCACATCTGCAACATTAAATCTTTATGAAGAATATTCCAACGGGAAGCTGAGACAGGCAGCTACAGTGTTCTCACTGTTAACAATACAGATGCCAGCGCAGAATATACCTGTTAATTTGACCATGGAAGATAACAAAGCATCTCCTCCAGAATCTACTTCTATATCCTTTAAAACATCTCTAATCTGTACACAGCAGGTAGAGAAACTACATCAGGCTTTTGACATTTTATTAACCTTTTTTATTTTGGCCTGTGCTGTGATCTTCTTTTTGATCTACAAAATCATTCAGTTTAGACTGAAGCTCAAAGAGCAAAGGGACTCTGACAATGGGATAGAATACTATGGCTTTTATCAAGCTGGTAGCTACAACATAATTGATCCAATTCAGCCTCAGAATCCAGTGGGAGGTTCAGAACTGGACCAACAGCCTTCTAAACCAACAGCACTTGGAAGCCAAGCACAGGTCATCTTATTTGAACATTCAGCATTGTAATACGCTCAGCAGGATTTTTGTGGCTGCATGTATAAAGGCCAAACAGCAGCAACAtgaaatatttttgtaaataaaagttcaactgtttatatttgggggggggatggaaaatCTAAACTGTGTGAAATGACTGCTGCAATTTTAATAGTTACATTTTTTGTCTGAATCTTAAGTTTTATATATACGTGTGTGTCCGTGTGCCCATTTTGTTCTATCTGCCTGTGGAAAATCATTCATAGATAACTCTAACTTTTCATGTGTTCAGTATTCAATATCAGATGTTAAATCCTTGTCTACAAAGATCTCAGCCTTTTCAAATATTCATTCATATTAAATGATTCATAGAAACAGTGTAGGACAACTTACAATTGAGTAAGTAAAACTGACTATAGCTGGCAGTATAGTGGAAAAACAGCAACACTGTAATACATTATGCTACTCAACAGAGCATAACATTCTAAAGAGATAGGTATGCTTGTTCTAATGAACTATAATAGTTAAATCTTCCAGGATAAAattgttatatgtatttttaaagtctgttgccAAAGTAGCAGCTCTCTGCATATTCCCTGCCACAGATTTTTGTCACAGATCTCTAGATAGTACTGACTGAAATTAGAATTTATAAGAACACTTGTTTACTTTCATATTGTAAGAAATACTACCTTTTACAGTTTCTAATATCACAAACTGAAGATATTTTGAGAGTTGTGTTTTATCAGTTGAGCATTTAAACATTAACTCCTACTGAGAAGTCTAGCCGGAAAAGCTAGATATGATGGCAACATCCTAACACTGTAGAGAGCTGAGAGGGCCAGTGCCAAAATGAAAATCAGTTTGTGATTGTGTGTAATAATGTGATTCCATTCCAATTAGATAGATGTGATAAGAACCTTTGCAATGGGTATTGTTTCATTAGTGTACCATTGATGCTGTAACTTCTGTTTGTTAATTTGGTGGATTGATTATAACATCCAACAAACTATACTAAGATTGTCTTGAGAACTTGAAAAACTTGTGTGGCTACTAAAGGTTTTGGATTGTGGTCTTGGGTTTGTATCCTTAATGAAGAAGTTATACTCAGTGGGACATACAGGCCCATGTACATCTCTACCACTGCATTAGTTTTGTGTGCATGCTGGTCAATATGTGTGCATGCCTGctttctattatcttttcagctctTTTTGAGGTGGAAAAATCATGAGAATGAGGTACATTGATGAGGAACTAAATGTACACATAACACCAGAAGTGCAGTGGTAGATTTGTGCCTATCTAACAAAATGCATTGCTATATTAGAGAATGTGTAAAGCAGCACCTATTTTCAAGCAGATTTATTTACtgacatctgacaatggaagatgCCTAGCTGTACTACTGTACTGATAGTATCTCAGTCATACTTGCATGTGCAAACCAATAACATCCAGCAATTTTGTCTTGGACGTATTTCAAAGGTAAATCATCAGTGTTGCCAGTAGCATTTCCTGAATAATATAAACCAGAATTCAAAAATCAAGGAATGAGTTTTCATAGTATTGCATTCCTCCCTAAGTAACACCTGCAGTTATGCTTcttctgagtttttttttttacttggtctcagaatcggttttatatgttcggaccgtctggtccctgttaccagtctggctgctgcattttgcacaagctgcagtttccgaaccatcttcaaagggagccccatgtagagtgcattgcagtaatctaatttggaggttaccagagcatggacaattgaagccaggttatccctgtccatatagggacgtagttgggccaccaaccgaagttggtagaaggcactaggtgccaccgaggctacctgagcctcaagtgacagagatggttctaggagaacccccaagctatgaacctgctccttcagggggagtgcaaccctatccaggacaggttggacatccaccatctggtcagaagaaccacccactaacagcatctcagtcttgtctggattgagcctcagtttattagccctcaaccAGTCCAGGTTGAATGCTCTTAGAAGTCTTATTCGTACTGAATGTGCAAAGGTCTGAAATTGAACCAGCATGCAGGAATGCTGGGGCTTGCGTTTGCGTGCATGCACCTCTCCCTCATTCAAGCCTTCACACATTTGTTCAAACATCTGAATAGGGCTACAATCATCCAgtcattatttgtttattttaaagtctgtttaccCCATCTTCAGCTGAAAAGGTTATCACCATGGCTTatgtacaataaataaaagcaagGCACTCTCTGCCTGCACTCATGATCTAAAAGGAACTACCCCAAAGAAAAAAGGGATGAGAAGTAAAAAAGGAAAACCAGCACACTcaagcaccagttcttaaagttaattagttcttataatgaccagctgaaATGGAAACAGTTCAATAAAATGTATCTACCAAATCTGCATTAAAGAAATGTTACTGAGATGCAACCAGCTTGGATCTTAACTTCAATGAGTAGTACATAGTTCTGCTAATGAGACAGAGCTTTCTTTCTGCCACCCGCTTAATTCCCACCAAAAACGGCCCCTCGGGATTGGTAGAGAATGGGGACTGCAGCAGATGGATAGAATAGGTAAAAATTGTGGACCGTTCTTTGCGCGAGCAGAAGTGCCTTCTACTCATGCAAGAGTGCCTTTAGATCAGAGCCCCTATTTCCACATAGAATAATGCTAATAATGCATACATAGTATGCTGTAAGATTAACAGTGAAATCCTAAGAAGTGTGTTTCAAGCCAGCACATACTCAGATGCAGGTTTCTCatgagggcttcccattggcatctggttaggGAGTGTGAGAGCAGGattcattggcctgatccagcaggctcttcttacgttctgttCTCCCAGCTTTAGTGAACTAGTGGGCTACAACTGAAGCATCAGCATATACCTAGGATTCAGTTTGTTCTTTATTTAGTGtccattttaatgtagatttaaaAGACAGTGCTTTTCATACAACGGTTGTGATTATCAGGATAGCTCATTTTTACTTTGGTCCCTCAGATGTAGCTTTCCTTACAAACTTATAACACACACAATATAATAACCCaggaaaggaaggaaagctgcCACTGGAAGCAACTAATCAGTGCATCATTTGATTCACCACCCACCCAAATGAAGAAATCAGAatgggaacattttttttaatagccTTGAAAGATGAGTAATGTATACTGATCATTTGGCATATTTAGTATTGAAACTTACACAATACTGATAGTGacaacttttcttaaaaaaagaacaagatgTTACGTTTGTGTTATCCACTCCCTGGCTGGTTCCTCATGGCAACTTCACACACAAATACGCACACTGTTTTCCCAAGTCATATTATAACAAACCTAgatatggagagccagtgtggtgtaatggttagggtgttggagtatgacctcttagccatgaagctcagtgggtgaccttgggccaatcactctctcagattaacctacctcacagggttgttgtgaggatcaataTGGGAGGGGATGACCATGTATACACAGaacaatagaatagtagagttggaaggggcctataaggccattgagtccaaccccctgcacaatgcaggaatccaacttaaagcatacccaaaaggtgatgtggctatccagctgcctcttgaatgcctccagtgcttggagagcccaccacctccctaggtaattggttccattgccataccgctctaacaggaagtttttcctgatgttcagtcaaaatcaagCTTCCTGTCactttgagctcattggaggaaagatgggatttaaatgtaagaaataaaaaatatattaaaacagtgggTAATTGATGGTGTGGAAGTATTCTTTACCGTCACTGGGTATCCTATTGGTGGTTTACAACTAGCCAAGGAGCTCTCCATGCATTGTGGAAATGTATGTGACAATTGGTCTTAACGTTGCAGTGGGTGAGTAGGTCATTACCATGCTCACGTTGATGTGGAGCAGATAATATAATGTGTAGTCCTAGCTTTACATTGGAATCAGAATTGGGTGAAATGGGAGTTGAGATCCAGAGCTCGTGGGCACTATCAGTGGTTTAAGATCATTTTGGTTTGTTCACAGTTTTCATTAAGGAGTTGAaattgttttccattttaaatgtgATCCAGCCATGAGAACTCTATATAACACAATAGCCTTTCCCAAAGCACATTTAAACACTCAGggtgatatccagctaagtcatacttagaatagacctattgaaatcaatggacttaagtctattgatttcaatgggtgtacttgGAATATAACTTAGACTGGATTTCTAAAcatgtctgcttagaagtaagacctattgaattcactggggcttgctcccaggtaagtggagttagaacTGCAACCTTAGTAGGATATCACTCATAATCCTTGGCTGTTGGTTTTAAAATGAAAGATTCCAGAAAATTCCCTAAAAAACACATCCCTGAGATTTCAGAAAATGTTTATTATGTTTCTTAAAGTGACTTTACCATTTCTTcctttaattgcattttttaaatatattcccCTACTTTGGTGAAACCTCTGCACATAAAATGCAAGAAATAGAAATGTCATTTTTGTAGTAGCCACAATAGTTAGAGATGCCCGTCCTTCAAGTATTCTGTCTTGGGACAGGGCATGAGGATGACAGATTATGTTCTTCACATTCTTTAATTCGGGACTTGAACTGCAATTTATAGACATCGAGCAGCAATTTCAAAGAGGCATGTGTATATCTGAATTTAATTGTTAGGGAGAAACATCAGCTCTATCACTAATTTAAATTATTGCAGAGTAAGCCATACAATTAAAGTTTTGTTCCTGACCTATTAGGAGATAATCACTTAAAAGCAGACCTTCCTGTGAGTATCTTGATACTCAAGAACAAATCCTCACTTATGGTTCTCACCAGTGCACCCCACCGCATAGTACCTGGGACTGAATGcacatttttcctgtttttcattGGGATATCATGCAGACATAACAGATACTCAGTGGTGTCAGCTTTAACTGTGACTGCTTAGAGCAAAAGGATTAATTCGAGCCCACCCTCTTTCCTCCAATATGTGATTGGTGCTGTCAAAGCTCACTGTGCCACACATGTTTGGCAGGTAAATAAATGCTTTCAGCCAGTTAATGTGCACATGGCCTGTGCCAGTGTATTGCATTAGTGTGTTGTCTCATTTTCCCTATGGCCAATTGCCTTCAAGATAGAAAATATCAGAGTTTCTATCATGAAGAAGTTTTCAGAAGCTTTTGAGTAGCCATTTGTCAAGGTACTCAGCTTACCTCCTCATTAAGTAAATAAAGATCTAGAGGTGTGTCCTTAAAACCTGCTGAACAAATTTCCTGTTTAGTTAGTTGATCTAAATcattttcctgctcttttccaGTATAATCCAAGATAAATTTTGTGGCATCATAAACATTTCAGTTGAAGGGCTTCATGATGTTATGACTGAAGATACAGAAACAAGAACATTCAAAGAGTAAGTGAAATGTTTAATTTGTATAGGCTTACTGCATTTGTTAATCTGCCAAAGTGATTATCTCAGCACAGCCTTTTTTTACAGATCTTAAGTTTGTCAATAGACAAAACTGGTATGGTTTGATACTTTTGTTTCCGTGCAGATATATTTGCAGTGTGAACTGGTGAGGCAGTTTTAAATTACTAAAGCCTTAGTAGAAGTTGGTTCATAAATGTGATTATTTTGCATGCAGGTATTGTAGTCATCTACAAGTATTCTTATTTATATGTGCACACTTCTGTACAGAAGAGCAAGACCATTTAGTTTTGATCAGCTTGCATTCATATCATTGCTTTTAAATCCTGCTTTAAAAGGCCTCTCATGTGAATTTACTCAactaaggtatttatttatttattatacttgtatactgccccatagccgaagctctctgggcggtttacagtaactaaaaacaaatacaattaaaatacatcttttaaaaaacaatttaaaacacaatttaaaaatttaaaacaatataaaacatgctaaaatgcctgggagaagaggaaagtcttgacctgttgccgaaaagatagtgttggcgccaggcgcacctcgtcagttgaatcattccattatttgggggccaccactgagaaggccctctcccttgttgccattctccgagcatCCCTTGGAGCAGGCACCCAGAGGTTATTCTATATGTAATTTCTGAAGTGTGCTGAGGAAGCCTattggaaacataggaagctgctttatactgagtcagaccactggtccgtctagctcagtactgtgtgcAGTgaatggcagcggctctccagggttacaggcagggtactcttccagccctaccaggaggtgCTGAGGATGGAACCTGGACCTTTCGAGCAAAACTACCTGCTTTCTAACAAAATTTAAGTGCTGTACAGATGTGCTTCACTAGCAGTGTACATTTGAAAGTTCACATTTTGTCTTGACAAGTTACATCTCCTCCCCACTAAACACATGGATGCGCACACACCCTAACCCTCTAGTGCagctttgtaaataagcccacaaatAGTGCTAGCCTTCTAAGAGGCTAGTGACCTGTCTTTCCATACCATAGTAAACCCCCTTcaccacagccagcatggaaacACAGGCTAGAACTCTCTAAGCAGGGTAATAAAAAGTGTCTTCTACCCACTTCCAATTACAAATTTCAAGGGGAGTGGCAGAGGATGGACAGAGCAAATCATCTTTCTTCCACCAATCAGACCAttgctagatccttgtccatcttggctagtgaaggctagtaggactggtaccaccggctgggctaaggaagtgataaatgcctccttgagtgagggagtagtccctagtagcctcaaggaggcagtagtaagacctcttttaaagaaaccttccttagacccagataacttgaacaactatagaccggtggcgaatgtcccctttttgggcaaggttctggagcgggtggttgccggtcagctccaggcgctcttggatgagaccgattatctggatccgtttcaatccggttttaggcctggttttggcactgaaacagccttggtcgccctgtacgatgacctttgtcgggagagggacagagggagtgtgactctgttgattctccttgatctctcagcggcgtttgataccatcgaccatggtgtccttctggggagactcgcggagttgggagttggaggcactgcttggcagtggttccgctcctacttggcggatcgtcgccagaaggtagtacttggggaacattgctcgacaccttggactctccattgtggagtccctcaggggtcggttttgtcccccatgctttttaacatctacatgcagcctctgggtgcggtcatcaggagttttggagtgcgttgccaccagtacactgatgacacgcagctctgtttctccttttcatcctctacaggtgagtctgtggatgtgctgaaccactgcctgaccgcgataatggactggatgagagctaataaaccgagactcaatccagacaagactgagacactgttggtga is a genomic window of Rhineura floridana isolate rRhiFlo1 chromosome 1, rRhiFlo1.hap2, whole genome shotgun sequence containing:
- the LRRC70 gene encoding leucine-rich repeat-containing protein 70: MTGRVKIWDMCQLHHLGLFWRTVNCLLLLLIQKDILCCPSVCQQCTGRQVDCRNSGLSSVPRNFPQNTIFVYLSGNNLSHINPNELIGLQQLAVLHLDNSSILYVYPKVFAEFKKLWYLHLNNNKIKHLDPGTFEGLSNLHSLYLQNNEIAVVPKGLFKDLASVQYLMLQSNHLSILGSGTFVGMISLRILNLANNKISWISHAAFHHLGNLTCLYLEGNNLTRVPSNAFVVLSNLEKLLLSHNPIGLIPPFAFKGLDRLQYLSLKSSNIKAIHVNGFSSLNNLKKLVLSNNHLQNISSSTFALLDNLMLLQLDRNKIVNIADNTFEKVGSSLKILSLAFNNLTDLHPKVLKPLVSLTHLQANHNPWNCSCRFLGLINRLASSSVSVKIHCQNSSNLHGRHFNYGNWSLFTNCFKTTIRPEIFKNIKPAGIHHSTTTLLMAWDNTPTSNSFHKKLNNMEANAMTLWADVPTTSATLNLYEEYSNGKLRQAATVFSLLTIQMPAQNIPVNLTMEDNKASPPESTSISFKTSLICTQQVEKLHQAFDILLTFFILACAVIFFLIYKIIQFRLKLKEQRDSDNGIEYYGFYQAGSYNIIDPIQPQNPVGGSELDQQPSKPTALGSQAQVILFEHSAL